In Trichomycterus rosablanca isolate fTriRos1 chromosome 4, fTriRos1.hap1, whole genome shotgun sequence, one DNA window encodes the following:
- the LOC134311802 gene encoding 5-beta-cholestane-3-alpha,7-alpha-diol 12-alpha-hydroxylase-like encodes MELWLQILLALFISVLGGLYLLGAFRRRRPGEPPLDKGPLPWLGHVLEFRRDTAKFLQRMKQKHGDIFTVQLGGFYFTFLTDPLSFGSVVKEERGKLDFNEFARHLVKRVFSYHPLSVDHKLILASSNKHLMGDGLVLMTQAMMTNLQNLMLHSIESSKEDAAAERPWQEDDLFQYCYNIVFRGGYLALFGNETPETSGSLDKAKEFDRNHSDELFYEFRKYDQLFPKLAYGILGPSEKMEIERLKRHFWNRLSVQNMNTKENISGWVSDSQQTRAELGMKESMLDRYMFLLLWASQGNTGPASFWLLLFLMKHPDAMKAVKDEVDSVLRQTGQEVKRDGELINLTRDMLLKTPVLDSAVDESLRLTAAPVLTRGVLEDMSLKMADGSEYRIRKGDRVAMFPYTAVQMDPEVHPDPHTFKYDRFLTPEGGRKTDFYKGGKKLKYYNMPWGTGISMCPGRFFAVNELKQFVFLMLSYFDFELKNPDEEIPDIDTQRWGFGTMHPTRKLRFRYRLRV; translated from the coding sequence ATGGAGCTTTGGCTGCAGATCCTTCTGGCTTTGTTTATCTCTGTACTCGGGGGCCTCTATCTCCTCGGGGCTTTCCGCCGCAGGAGGCCCGGGGAACCTCCACTGGATAAAGGGCCGCTCCCGTGGCTGGGGCACGTCCTGGAGTTCAGGAGAGACACAGCTAAGTTTCTGCAGAGAATGAAGCAAAAGCATGGAGATATCTTCACCGTGCAGCTGGGCGGGTTCTACTTCACCTTCCTGACCGACCCGCTGTCCTTCGGATCCGTGGTCAAGGAGGAGCGCGGCAAGCTGGACTTCAACGAGTTCGCGCGGCATCTGGTGAAGCGCGTTTTCAGCTACCATCCGCTGTCTGTCGACCACAAGCTGATCCTGGCCTCCAGCAACAAGCACCTGATGGGCGACGGGCTGGTGCTGATGACTCAGGCCATGATGACCAACCTGCAGAACCTGATGCTGCACAGCATTGAGTCAAGCAAGGAAGACGCCGCCGCAGAGAGACCGTGGCAGGAAGACGATCTGTTCCAGTACTGCTACAACATCGTGTTCCGCGGCGGGTATCTGGCGCTTTTCGGGAACGAGACTCCCGAGACGTCGGGGAGTCTGGACAAGGCCAAAGAGTTCGATCGCAATCATTCAGATGAGCTGTTCTACGAGTTCCGGAAGTACGATCAGCTCTTTCCTAAACTGGCGTACGGCATCCTGGGTCCTTCTGAAAAAATGGAGATCGAGAGACTCAAGAGGCACTTCTGGAACCGGCTCTCGGTGCAGAACATGAACACCAAGGAGAACATCAGCGGATGGGTGTCGGATTCTCAGCAAACGAGAGCCGAACTGGGCATGAAGGAGTCCATGCTGGACAGGTACATGTTCCTCCTCCTGTGGGCGTCCCAGGGTAACACGGGTCCGGCGTCCTTCTGGCTCCTGCTGTTCCTCATGAAGCATCCAGACGCCATGAAGGCGGTGAAGGACGAAGTGGACTCGGTGCTGCGTCAAACCGGACAGGAGGTGAAGCGCGACGGCGAGCTTATCAACCTCACCCGGGACATGCTCCTCAAGACTCCGGTCCTGGACAGCGCGGTGGACGAGAGCCTCCGCCTGACCGCCGCACCCGTCCTCACCCGCGGCGTCCTGGAAGACATGAGCCTGAAAATGGCGGACGGGAGCGAGTACAGAATCCGCAAGGGCGACCGCGTTGCCATGTTCCCCTACACGGCGGTTCAGATGGACCCCGAGGTGCACCCCGATCCTCACACCTTCAAGTACGACCGCTTCCTCACGCCCGAAGGCGGCCGGAAGACGGACTTCTACAAGGGTGGCAAGAAACTCAAGTACTACAACATGCCGTGGGGCACCGGCATCTCCATGTGCCCCGGGAGGTTTTTCGCCGTCAACGAGCTGAAGCAGTTCGTCTTCCTCATGCTCAGCTACTTCGACTTCGAACTGAAGAACCCGGACGAGGAGATCCCGGACATCGACACCCAGCGCTGGGGGTTCGGAACCATGCATCCCACCAGAAAGCTCCGGTTCAGATACAGACTCAGGGTGTAG